The following DNA comes from Terriglobia bacterium.
CTATTATGACGTGCGGAAACTGCTGGAAGATAAGTCGATTGATGCGATTTCGATTGCCACTCCGGACCACTGGCATTCGCTGATGGCCGTCTGGGGTTGCGAAGCCGGCAAGGATGTCTATGTTGAAAAGCCCTGCTGCCACAACTGGTGGGAAGGCAAACAACTGGTGACGGCAGCGAACCGTTATAACCGGATGGTGCAGCACGGAACACAGAGCCGTTCGATGCAGGGCATCATCGACGCTGTGCAGAAACTTCGCGACGGAGTGATTGGCGAAGTCTATCTGGGCCGCGGACTCTGTTACAAATGGCGGCCCACGATTGGACACACTCCAAATGAGGCGGTTCCCTCTGGCGTCCACTACGACCTGTGGCTCGGGCCCGCTCCTGACCAGCCTTTCACCAAGAACCATTTCCACTACAACTGGCACTGGTTCTGGAATTACGGCAGCGGCGACCTGGGCAACCAGGGCATCCACCAGCTTGACATTGCACGCTGGGGACTGGGCGTCAAATTCCCTAACAGGATTACTGCGGTGGGCGGCAAATTCATGTTCAAGGATGACCAGGAAACTCCAAACACGCTCAACTGTTCCTTCCAGTACGACATGCCGGACGGCAGCCGCAAAATGCTCGAATTCGAGGTGCGTGGCTGGATCACCAACCACGAAGCAGGCATCGGCGAGGGCCGTGGGTCCCACGGAATTCCAGCGGCCGGACTGCAAGCCCACACGCGCAAGCTGGGCCCGGCGTCTTCACCTCAAAATACCATCGGTGACATTTTTTACGGTTCCAAGGGTTATATGACAATTGACGGATCAGAGGGTTACAAGACATGGCTTGGTCCGGGACATGAGCCCGGCCCGCAGGGCTCCGGAGGCGGCGACCACTTTCTCAACTTTATCGAAGCCGTCCGCTCGCGGAATAAGGCATCGCTGAATGCACCGATTGAAGAGGGCTATATTTCCGCGACGCTGATCTACCTGGCCAATGCCTCTTACCGGCTTGGCAAGACCATCGAATTTGATCCGGATGCGGTGCAGGTGGTGAACGACGATGAAGCCACCCGCCTGCTGCGCAGCGCAGATCGTGGCTACAGAAGACCGTTCTTTATTCCAGAGAACGTGTAAGGACCGTCAGCGGCAGACCAGCCGCGAGGACCTTGGGCGGGTACGAGCCGGGCGCTACCTGGGGATTGCCCGCTTTGGCGCCGGCCCCTGCGTTTTCGAAGGGCCTTCCGTACCAGGCGATTCGGCAATGTCGCGGAGCGGACCCTCTCAGGGGTACCTAAAATTGCAGAGGAGGGTGAGGTGGAGCTTACACGCCGGGCATTTCTGATGGCGGCTGGCGCCGCTGGAATTGCTTTGCCAGCGCTGGCCAGTGTGGAAGGCATCAAGATAGGTGTTTGCGCGCCGACCTCGGAACTGGACCAGGTGGTCAGCTACGGGTTCGATTACATCGAGCCTGCGGCTGCTTCTGTCTCAGAGATGAGCGAGGACAGTTTTCAGGCCTTTAAGGCGAAGGTGATGGCTTCACCCATTCGATGCGAGTCTTTCATCAGCTTTATCCGGCGGAAGGACTTGCGCGTGGTGGGCGACGATGTGAACTGGAACGCGCTGCAGGGCTATCTGGACCTTACGCTGGCCCGATGCCGCGAACTTGGCGGATCGATTGTAGTCTGGGGCAGTGCTGGTTCAAGAAACGTGCCGCCCGGTTATTCACGCGAAAAGGCCTGGGGCCAGATCAAGGATTTCCTGGTTCGGGCAGGGGATATTGCGCGCCGCCACCAGATGATTATCGCCATCGAGCCCTTGCGCCACCAGGAAAGCAACATTATTAATACCGGAGCAGAAGCCCTGCGGCTGGTCCACGAGGTTAACCATCCCAATATCAAGATGATCATCGATTACTACCACCTGCGCGTGGAGAAGGAAAGCCCGGACATCCTTCTAAAGGCCAGAAAAGAAATCGTACACTTCCATTTTGCCAATCCCAATGGGCGGCTGTGGCCCAAAAGTCCGGCGGAAGACCCCGAATACGGCGAGTTCTTCAAGCTGGTGAAACAGATTGGCTTCCACGGCGGAATTTCCATCGAAGGACGGGGATCGCTGGCGCAGGATGCCACCGCCAGCCTGGCTTTTTTCCGGCAGGAAATCATGGCCGCATGAGCATTCCGGCCCGGCATCCCCCCTTCGGGCTGTGAGTCTTGACTTCGCACCGCGCCGGGCTTAGGATTCCCTCATCAGGAAAAGGTCCTTTCATCGAATTGCCGGGGAGCGAGAGCTCCAGGAGGCAGACATGGATCTTCTAACGATTGCTCACGTTCCTCCCGCGAAGATTGAGGCGGGGCAGAGCGTCCTTGAGGCTGTCCGGATTATGGCAAGAGAAGGGGTTGGGGCCGTTGCGGTGATCGAGAAGGGCGAGAAGGGCGAGCTCTGCGGAGTCTTTACTGAGCGCGATGTTATGCTGCGCGTCGTACTGCAGAAGCTCAACCCGGAACACACAAAGATCCGCGATGTGATGACAGCCCCTGTTGCGACCATCCCTGAAGACCTGACTGCGGAAGAAGCTTTCAATCAGATGGTTGACCGCCACATGCGCCATCTGGCGATTGTTTCAGAGGACGGTGATCTCCTCGGGATGCTATCCATCCGCAATCTGCTTGAACACCTTGTGGACGAGCTTCGGCGCGAACTCAATTCCCTCGATCAGTACATCTCAAATGATGGGCCGGGCGGATGAAGGGGCCAAATACCGGATGTACCAGCCTCACGTGACCAATTGGGCGGCCGCTCGCGAGGACAGCGTGGACAGGTGGAAGCCTCTGTCCGCGCGACTGGCCTACCCCACTGGCTTGATTCCGAGTCTGTAAGCCAGCGGCGCACGGAAGCCTGTTTTCCGGGAGGCACTACGGCCGATTGCCTTCAGGGCTAAAGGCAGTTTCAGGGACGGGCGATTCACCATTCATCCTGGAATGTTCCTCCTCATCGTTCGCGGCCCCGTAGGCAGCCAGGATATCGGCGATAGAGATAATCCCCTGTAGGTTGTTAAAGTCCGCCCGGTGGATGACGGGCAGAATCGGCCACTCGCCGATCTGCCGCAGGGCGGCGTCGAGTGGCTGGTCCGGATGGAGCCAGGGTAGCAAGGGGCTGGACAAAGCCCTTGCAAGAGGCAAGGCGCCTTTTTCCTCCTTAACCAGGCGGCGCAGGTCTTCCTTCGTCACGCTCGTCCAGTCGCCGTTCCTGTGGCTCACCAGGAAGAAGTCCGGCGCCGCGGCGCTCACGCGCCTTGCCGCATCGGCCACGGTGTCCTCAGCGCGCAGGACGATTTCCGCAGGCGGGCGCATGGCATCCTCGACCCGCAACATTGAGCGCTCGCGCTGCTCTTCCATGGAGGGCAGGTCGGTGCCGTCCTGGCGGGACAGAAGATCGAACAGAGGAACCCGCTGGTAGCGGAGCGAGATCAGATAGGCGATGGTGTTCGAAACCATGACGGGCAGAATGATGGAGTAGTTCCCGCTCAACTCCACCACCATGAACACAGAGGTCATGGGAACTCGCAGGAAGCCGGCAAAAAGCACTCCCATTCCCACCAGTGCGAAGCCGCCAACACTCCCTCCCATGTGTGGAAAGAAAAGGTGCTCAACTCCGCCCACCGCACCGCCGATCATGGCGCCCACAAACAGAGTTGGCGCGAACATGCCGCCGGGCGTGCCGCTTGAAAATGAAAAGCTTGTGGCCAGGATTTTGAATACCGCCAGCAGCGCCAACAGCTTCCAGGTGAACTGGTCGTGCAGGGCCAGGTCGATGATGTCGTAACCTGCCCCCATGACCTGGGGCATCCAGATTCCCATTACTCCAATCAGCAGCCCCGCCGCTGCCGGCTGGACGTAATGTGTCCACCTGGGCAGAGCTTTTGAGCGGACCCGGAGAAAAGACACCAGCCGGACGAACACCAGAGAAGCGAACCCGCCAATTACGCCCAGAATAGCGTAGGAGAACAACTCGCTGGGATGTTCCATGTGGAAGGGTGGAACTCGAAACAAGGGCTCTTCACCCAGAAACAGGTGGAGCACCGTCACACTGGACACCGCCGCAAGGACGATCGCGCCCAGCACGCCCGAACTCCACCTCCCGATGACTTCCTCGATAACAAACAGCACCGCTGAGATGGGCGCGTTGAAGGCGGCCGCCAGCCCTGCGGCGGCGCCGACGGGCGCAATCAGCCGGACCTTTTCCCGCGAGAGATGAAAGCGCCTTCCCAGCGCCGAAGCGATCCCAGCCCCGATTTGGAGCGATGGGTCTTCGGGCCCCAGCGATTGGCCGCTCCCGATGGCCAGAGAACAGGTCACGAACTTGCCGAGCACCGTACTGAAAGGAATGTAGCCGTCATAGACATAGACGGCCGCCTTGGTTTGATTGACGCCGCTGCCTCGGACACGCGGGAAGACAAAGATGACCAGGGCGGCAACAGCCAGCCCCGCTAATGCCGGGACCAGAATGACCCGGACCGGGCCGGGCGCCAGGCTGGATCCGAGAAGCTCGATTCGGCTCCAGTCGATGGAAATCTGAAAGCATACGACAGCGAGACCGGAGAACAGGCCGATGATAACGGCCAGAAGAAGAAAGAGACCTTCTTCATGCAGGAAGAGGCGTGGCACCCGCAGCTTTGCGCGCCGGGCACGCAACCGCTGCCAGTATCGATGGAAGAGATCGTAGGCGCGGGGCCCAGCGGCGGCGTTATGATCGGCGGCTGCGGAGTCGGTCACTGTTCTGTAGCCCCTCGCGTATGGGAAATCATCAGCAGCGCCTGGTCCGCCGGAGGAGGAGTTCCGCAGGCCTGCTGGGCCGTTTCCTCCATTTGCGTCACCAGATCCATCACGTCGTTAATAAGGTCCGGATTCCCGCGCAGGATCTTCCGGCTGACCTCGGGCTGCACCTTCTCCACGCTGGAATAAACGCTCGCAAATGGACCAGCCCCCGCTTGTGATTGCAGATTTGCGCCCCGGCTCTGGGCGCATCGCCTGAGCCGGGAAAGGGCCTGTTGAAAAGCCGCAACCGTTCGCCGCCCGCGATCTTTCTGCGACAGCCGGCGCTGGAAAGGGTCAAGATCAACAGCCCACCTGCTGATCTCGAGCTTTCGGGCCGCGTCCTGGTCATGCGGGTTTAGTTCCACAGCTCGCTGGAAGTAATGCCGGGCCTGGATAAACTCGGCAAGCCGATAGGAGGCTTCACCGGCGCCAGCCCAGGCGCCCCGCATCCTTGGATCGAGTTTCAGCGCGCGCTGGAACTCAGTCAGCGCCCGCCGATAATCCTCCACCTGCACAAACATGTTTCCGACCTGGGTGTGGAGTTTGGCATCGGGTGGCAGCTCGGCCTGGAGAGCGATGAGTTCGGATTCCGCAACGGCTTTTTTGCCTTCTGCCAGCAGGAACTTGCACATTTCGATGCGGGCGTCGCGCCGGCTGATTTCGGGTTTGGCTTCCCAGATGCCAAAGACCGCATTTTGATAGTAGCGGATTGCCTCCGGCACATTGTGCGCGTTCGCCGACAGCCGGGCCAGCTCGAGATTTACGGCTCCGTCGCCTGGCTGGCGCACCCACAGGGCCCGCAGATACGCCTCGGCCTCAGCCTGGTGCTTGGCCTCGATCAATGCCTCGGCCAGGCGCTTCTGATAAACGGTGTTGTTGCGCGCGTAAACGAGCGCAGTGTGGAAAGCGTCTACTGCTTCCTCAGGGCGGTTCGACTGGAGGGCCGCTTCTCCTCTCTGGTACCACCTGCCGCCCAGCGCCAACTGCGAAGCATGATATCTCTTGACCGTGAATCCCGTGATCACAAAGAAAATCGCCAACGCGATGAGGCTGAGCAGGACCAGGGTCTCTCTCTCCAGCAACCACAGTAATCCCTGCGGGCGCGTGCAAACGGGGCAATCTGCCTGGCCGGCGGGAACCAGTTGGCCGCATCTTGGGCAAAGGCGATCACTCTCTGGCGGCATCGCGCTGGTTCCTCTTTCGTTGGGATTTTATTCGGCCGCCGTCTGATGCCGTCAAGGTTCCCCTTATCAGAGTTCTGTAGAAAGGCCGGGGAAGGAGCTTCCCGGTGGCAATCATCTCAGCAGCTTCTGGCACTCATCGTTCCCCTGTCCAACGGGAGCGGCGGGACGCTCCGAGACGCAGGACCTTCAACACGAAATCATGCTAACAAGTTATCACATTTCTGATTCGGTTTTTCCCCTCCGAGCTGGCTCCTGCAACCATCGCCCGCCCGAAAAGGACGACGCGGCTTCTGGTTTGCGAATCCACCAGCAGCCTGCTCAATTACACCCCTTGACCTAATGCTCGACGGGATTCCGTCCGATAACCACTGTGCACGGCGGAGTACATGTTCAGCAACGCGAGGTCTTTCTGCTCACATGAGTCGGAGGGAGAAAACGATGGCTGTACGTCGAATTGCTTCGCAGCCCGTGTGGCCGGCACATCCCCTGGGTTTTTCCGGCGGGGCAGAGCGAAACCTTCGGGACCTTTCCCACATATCGCTACTCGTCTTTGCAGGAGCGGCGGTTGCGGCAGGCGTGGTGGCCGGGGTTTCGTGGTCCTCGGAATTCGGGGCGGGGGTCTCCTGGACATTCATGCTTGCGGCCATCGTGTTTCCACTGCTGTGCGGAATGCTGTTGAGAGAAGTCTGGCGGGTGAGAAAGCTCGAAGGCCAGGTTAAGAGGCAGCAGGCTGCGATTGGATTTGTGGGAAGCGCCCTGACCTCCGGAGACAACACACCTGCTGGATTGCTCATTGTTTCCTCTGATCTGCGGGTCCGGTTCGCCAATCAGAGATACCTGGACAGCATGCTTCAGGGGCCGGAGGAGGTCCTTGGATGGAAGATGCAGGACACGCTTCCAGTCGAGGGTCTGGAAGATCAGGCCCACGCTTTGGTGCGTGGTCCTGGCCCGGCGGCAAGCTGTCGCTTTGCCGCCGTCGTCCGCACAGGCCTGTGGGGCGAGCGTCCTGTGCACATCACCATGACGCGGATTGCTCCGCGGCTGGGAGAGGACCGAATCCTGGTGGTCATCGAAGATTTGCTTCCGGGTTGTTCTCCCCGGGCGGGCCAGCCTGTCGGAGGCTATGCATGTTGACACACTCTTGTCCGGCCGGCAGGGGTCTGATCGGCGTTCCTACATCGTGGCGGAGGTCAATATCGTGAAAAATTTATGCCTGGCGAGCGCCTTGGCGCTGATCCTGTCCTCGACTCCGGCCAGGGCCGTCGAAAAGCCGCACCTACCGAAGTTAACGAAGCTCGACGCGGCCGTCTACCTGGCCACAGAGTTTGACGCTGCCACCACTTACCATCTGCTTCGGGACTGCGGCAGCGGATGTTCCGAGGCCAACCCCATGGTCCGACCCTTTGCTCGCAACCCCGGCATCTTCGTTGTGATGGGCGCAAGCGCATACTCTGTCAACTACTTTGCCCACAAGCTGGAAAACCGAGGGCATCGTCGATGGGCAACCGCATTTCGGATTCTGGCTATTGGCATGCACGCAAGCGCCGGGGCGCACGCCCTGGCCCTGGAACAACGTTAGCCTGCAGCTCCAGAGTCGCGCACTGTGGAACCTGGCGGTGTGACTCCTGACTGCTCGCTTCCAAAGTTACGCACGGGAACCTCTCCATGCAATTCCCGTCAGGCTCTTCCCGGCCTGCGCCAAGCCAAGCCTCCCACAGCATCATCGATTGCGGTAGAATGGGCACGAGCTTTCCCATGCGACAAGCAGGTGACTTTGCAGCGCCCGGGTATGCCGTGCCAACAGCGGCCATCGGTTTTCGTCCGGAGTTCCTGGACTTCCGGCGCGGGATCCACGTGGGCAACCTGGAAGACAACCAGCGGATCACCCGTATTCTGAAGCTGGGGATTGAAGCGCGCTACCAGCAGCCTTTTGTGACGGAGCGCTGGGGGCGCGGTGTTTACTGGCAGTGGATCGGATATCTGCCGAGAGCCAACCGCGAAGCCAAGCCCTTTTCGAACCGCGCCAGTTTCGGCTGCTCGAAGTTCTTCCTTTCCGTTGACACAGGCGAAGGACTTTTCAAGTGCGGCCTGCAGGTGGAGCGCGGCTTTTTGAGAGCGCCGCGTGGCTTTCCCGCCTGCAAACTCGAGCGCGACTGGGACTGGCACCGGCTGATAGGGGCGCTCAAGCCCGGCGACCGCATGGATAAGGAATTGAAGCGGCTGGTGAGGCGGGAGGGTTTCAGGATTCGTGCTGGAAGCTGGGGAGAAGATCCTGAATATCTTTCGAAATCGAATTTTACCGGAGTTGCGGAAATTGTGCGGGCCCTAAAGAAAGCGCCTGCGGATGAGTGGGCCGGCTTCCAGCTTTTTTATGCGATGCATGAGAAAGAAGTGCGCAGTTCAACCGGGGTGGACCTCGTGGAGTCCATGCTGGCTGTGTTTGCGGAGGTCACGCCAGTGATGAACCTCTGCATGCAGATTGATCTGACATAGCTGCGGGAGAAGGAGCGTCAGAAATGGAAAACACAATCAGGCGAATATCCATCCTCACGGGAATTTTGCTTGCCATGTCTACGGCAGCCTTCGGCCAGCAAAGCCGGTATTCAAACCCGCCCCTGGCCAGGACGGCGGCGGAAAAGAAGATCCTGGCGGTGTTGGACCGCATGGTGAAAAACCACGAGACGTATCTCAGCGTTCCGCAGGAGGACGGTGAAGCGCTCTGGGTGCTGACGGAGGCGGCCGGCGCAAAACGCGTGGCGGAGATCGGCACGTCCACCGGCTATTCCGGGCTCTGGTTCTCGATGGCGCTCACGGCCA
Coding sequences within:
- a CDS encoding Gfo/Idh/MocA family oxidoreductase → MGQHSEVSRREFLKSGARTGAGLAAMGGLGLVGATGKVLGANDRVRVAVCGVRGRGWDHVKGYSKLPNVQIAAICDVDENVGNERIADMEKMGLAKPAYYYDVRKLLEDKSIDAISIATPDHWHSLMAVWGCEAGKDVYVEKPCCHNWWEGKQLVTAANRYNRMVQHGTQSRSMQGIIDAVQKLRDGVIGEVYLGRGLCYKWRPTIGHTPNEAVPSGVHYDLWLGPAPDQPFTKNHFHYNWHWFWNYGSGDLGNQGIHQLDIARWGLGVKFPNRITAVGGKFMFKDDQETPNTLNCSFQYDMPDGSRKMLEFEVRGWITNHEAGIGEGRGSHGIPAAGLQAHTRKLGPASSPQNTIGDIFYGSKGYMTIDGSEGYKTWLGPGHEPGPQGSGGGDHFLNFIEAVRSRNKASLNAPIEEGYISATLIYLANASYRLGKTIEFDPDAVQVVNDDEATRLLRSADRGYRRPFFIPENV
- a CDS encoding sugar phosphate isomerase/epimerase family protein, with translation MELTRRAFLMAAGAAGIALPALASVEGIKIGVCAPTSELDQVVSYGFDYIEPAAASVSEMSEDSFQAFKAKVMASPIRCESFISFIRRKDLRVVGDDVNWNALQGYLDLTLARCRELGGSIVVWGSAGSRNVPPGYSREKAWGQIKDFLVRAGDIARRHQMIIAIEPLRHQESNIINTGAEALRLVHEVNHPNIKMIIDYYHLRVEKESPDILLKARKEIVHFHFANPNGRLWPKSPAEDPEYGEFFKLVKQIGFHGGISIEGRGSLAQDATASLAFFRQEIMAA
- a CDS encoding CBS domain-containing protein, yielding MDLLTIAHVPPAKIEAGQSVLEAVRIMAREGVGAVAVIEKGEKGELCGVFTERDVMLRVVLQKLNPEHTKIRDVMTAPVATIPEDLTAEEAFNQMVDRHMRHLAIVSEDGDLLGMLSIRNLLEHLVDELRRELNSLDQYISNDGPGG
- a CDS encoding chloride channel protein, whose protein sequence is MTDSAAADHNAAAGPRAYDLFHRYWQRLRARRAKLRVPRLFLHEEGLFLLLAVIIGLFSGLAVVCFQISIDWSRIELLGSSLAPGPVRVILVPALAGLAVAALVIFVFPRVRGSGVNQTKAAVYVYDGYIPFSTVLGKFVTCSLAIGSGQSLGPEDPSLQIGAGIASALGRRFHLSREKVRLIAPVGAAAGLAAAFNAPISAVLFVIEEVIGRWSSGVLGAIVLAAVSSVTVLHLFLGEEPLFRVPPFHMEHPSELFSYAILGVIGGFASLVFVRLVSFLRVRSKALPRWTHYVQPAAAGLLIGVMGIWMPQVMGAGYDIIDLALHDQFTWKLLALLAVFKILATSFSFSSGTPGGMFAPTLFVGAMIGGAVGGVEHLFFPHMGGSVGGFALVGMGVLFAGFLRVPMTSVFMVVELSGNYSIILPVMVSNTIAYLISLRYQRVPLFDLLSRQDGTDLPSMEEQRERSMLRVEDAMRPPAEIVLRAEDTVADAARRVSAAAPDFFLVSHRNGDWTSVTKEDLRRLVKEEKGALPLARALSSPLLPWLHPDQPLDAALRQIGEWPILPVIHRADFNNLQGIISIADILAAYGAANDEEEHSRMNGESPVPETAFSPEGNRP
- a CDS encoding PAS domain-containing protein, coding for MAVRRIASQPVWPAHPLGFSGGAERNLRDLSHISLLVFAGAAVAAGVVAGVSWSSEFGAGVSWTFMLAAIVFPLLCGMLLREVWRVRKLEGQVKRQQAAIGFVGSALTSGDNTPAGLLIVSSDLRVRFANQRYLDSMLQGPEEVLGWKMQDTLPVEGLEDQAHALVRGPGPAASCRFAAVVRTGLWGERPVHITMTRIAPRLGEDRILVVIEDLLPGCSPRAGQPVGGYAC